The DNA sequence TGAGGCTAAGGAAGAACTTCAGGATATGTTCTCCAGGAGGTACTCCTAATGGTTTACACAAAATTATTGACACAACCAAGTTCCTTTAATATTGATGAAAATAAATATGACGATTATTGCTATGTTAATTTTATTGTTAGAAAAAAATAGAATTCCTTTTCTCAGAAGGTGAATTTTATAAACTTGGAATAGCTTGAAATTTAATTAAATTATTTTTTGGCGTGAGATCTTTTTGAAATATTTTTCCTTTTTTTCTGTTCTCTATGTTCTACAAATATATCAAAATCGGGAAACTCCTTTGCAACTGCTTCTGCAAGAATTTCTGCAATTGCCACTGAACGGTGCTGTCCTCCGGTACATCCGAAGGCAAAGGTAAGGTAGCTTTTCCCTTCTCTATAGTAGTGGGGAATTGTGAAAAATATTAAATCTTTTAATTTTTCTATTAGCGAAAGTGTTTCGGGAAATTTCAGAATAAATTTTTTCACTTCTTTATCCATGCCTGTTTTTGCTCTTAGTTCGGGAACAAAGTGGGGATTTGGAAGAAATCTTACGTCAAAAACGTTGTCTGCTTCCTGAGGTATGCCGTATTTAAAGCCAAAAGATAAAAATGTTATTTTGAACGTTCCCTTTCCGCCAGCTATAAGGTCTTTTATAAGCTGCTTGAGTTCGTGAGGCGTCATGTGTGAAGTGTCTAAAATTTTGGTTGCTTCTTCTTCAACCGGTTTTAAATACTCTATTTCTTCTTCTATTAACTCTTGTAGGCTTTTTTCTGATTCATATCTCTGTAATGGATGTGGTCTTCTTGTTTCGCTGAAACGTTTTATAAGTGTTTTTTCATCGGCTTTAAAGAACCAGACTTCTACTTCCGGAAATTCCTTTTTGAGCCTTTGAAGCATTCCGCCTGCAAGCTCTCGGAATTTCGGATTTCTTATATCAAGAACAAGAGCAGCTCTGTGAATTTCAGGATTTTCGTTTATAAGGTGGAAAAGGTTTGGGATAAGGTCAGGGGGAATATTATCTATGCAATAAAATTCAAGGTCTTCAAGATATTTAGCAGCTGTGGACTTTCCGCCTCCAGAAAGTCCAGTTATTATGATTATCTTTTTGGTTTCTTTCATCTTTTAACCTTTAAAATTTTAACACTATTAGCATAGAATTGAGGTATAGTTAGTATATCATTTTTATATCCTATGTCAGCTGGCGTAATTAGTCCTTTAAAGACAGGAACTGCTGTTTTTCCTATTAGCTGATAGATAATTCCGTTTTTAAAGTCTGAGAAAAGAACGTTTCCTTTTTTGGTAACGACTATTCCATCAAGATTTCCGTTTATTTTGCATAATTTTTCAATTTTTCCGTCTTTTATGGCTAAAACTTTTCCTGTATTCCATGTAACGCAGAGTAGAGTTTTTCCTTTGAATATCAGTCCGTTAGGCCCTTCAAGAAGTGGGGATTTAACCAGAATTTCCGGTTGTAAAGTTGAAAGAGGAATTTTAAAAATTGTGTTTGTTTGTGTGTCTGATACGAATAGATCTTTTCCGTCTGTTGTTATGTCGTTTAAAAATCTAGAGTTTTCTATGAGAATTACTTTTTCTATTTTTCCCGTTTGTGGGTCTATTTCCAACACTCTGTCTATATCTGTTACAAACAGTTTTCCATTTGCAAATGTTATTCCTTTAGGTGCATTTAATCCTTTTGTAAGAATTTTATTAAAACTTCCATCGAGATTGAGAACCGCGATGAAGCCGTCTCCGTCTTTGCTTGATGGGGGAAGATTTCCGATGTTAGAAACGTATATTTTTCCATTGTAAATCTGGGCACTTTCAGGTGTTTTTAACGTTGCTGCCGGAGATACAGATGTTAAGAGAAGGAAAATAACCATTAAAAGCTTTTTCATCTTTAACCCCAGTGAAGTTTTTCTCTCAATGTTTGATAGTAGGATTTGTCAGGATCTCTCAGGATGAGTAGATCGTAAGGAGATTTGGTTATGTCAAGTCTGTCACCTTTTCTTAGTTCTATGCCTTCCTGACCGTCAAATATAACCATTACCGTTTCGCTTGTTGTTTTAAGCTGTGCGGTGAGAACAATACTTCCGTCTATTACAAGAGGCCTCATTGTGAGCGTGTGGGGACATATAGGTGTTATAAGCATTGCGCTTAAAGTAGGAAATATTATTGGACCTCCTGCTGATAATGAGTAAGCTGTTGAACCGGTCGGTGTGGCAACTATGAGACCGTCTCCTCTGAAAGTGCTGACAAACTTCCCGTTTGCTCTTAGTTCAACCTCTATTATTCTTGCCAGAGTATCTCTCTTTATTACCACTTCATTAACACATCTGTATATAGCTATGTGGCCATTTCTTCTTGTTAGTTTAACTCTTATTACTGGTCTGTTTTCTACTATGAATTTGCCGTTTAACAGTTTGTCGATGCTTTCTTCTATTTCATCCATTGTTAGTTCTGTAAGAAATCCAAGTGTTCCGAAGTTTACTCCTAAGATGGGAACAGGTTTTTTGTCTATAAGTCTTGCAACGTTTAGAAAGGTCCCGTCCCCTCCTAAAACTATCATAACTTCAACTCTATCGGGAAGACATACTCTATCAACAACTTTTATTTTTTTCATCATTTCCGGCGAAAGCAGTGATGCTGTTTCTTCTTCCGTCCATACTACTGTTCCTTTTTCAAGTAGAAGAGAAATTATCTTTTTAACGCCTTCGGCAGCGTCTTTTTTAGTAGGATTAGATATTATTCCTATATGCTTATACTTGATTTTTTTCTTTTCTGTAGTCATTTCCTTCCACCCTTATTAGTTTGCACATTTCGTAAATTCTTGATTCCGTTCTTTCGCCAAATCTGGATGAAAAACTGTCGTCGAGAGGTGAGTCAAACGTAAGGTTTGTTGTGATTATTGTAGGTAAACTATTTGTATATCGGTAGTTGATTATTGTTGAAAGAATATCTTTTGCCCAGTCGGTTGTTCTTTCTGCACCTACGTCATCAAGTATGAGTAAGGGAACTTCCATTACTCTATGCAGGAGCTCTTGAGACGATTCTTTGGTATCAAACGTCGTTTTTATATCGATAAGAAGGTTCCTAAAATCAACAAATCTGCCTCTCAAACCTTTGTATTTTAAAATGTTTATAAGTAATGCTACTGCAAGGTGTGTTTTTCCAACTCCGGGAGGACCGTAAAGAACCAGTCCTTTATCTACAAAAGGATAAAGTTTAAAAAACTCTTTACAGAGTCTTAACGCCCTTTTCTGGTATAGAGTTTGAGGAATAAAGGTTTTAAACTTACAGTTTTTATATCTTGAAGGAATTCCAGAAGCTTTAATAAATTCTTTTCTAAGGACATTAAATTGGCATCTGCACCTTACCGCTTCTCTTTTTCCGTTTGTTTTAATGATTATCCATCCCGTTCCGGAACACTCTTTGCAGGCCATTTTTTCTCCAAAGATACTTTTATACTGATAAAGTAACCGTTATTTTTAAAAACTTCAAGTCACAGTAGATAGACAGGATCAACATCTATTTTGTATCTTATGCCTCTGAAAAGAATTGGCATCTCTTTTTTGAGAATATCTACCCCTTTTAGGAGATCGTTTTCATTTGCCGCTCTCATAAATGTTATGAATCTGTATCTGCCGGATATTTTGGGTATTGGTGCCGGGTTTAGAGGCGGTACGTTAAAATATGGTTTAATCTTTTCTTTAAGTATGTTAAATTTGTCTTCAACTTTTCGAAACTTAGATGTCTTTTCTATCTGGAATTCCAACACTACCGGGTATGAGAACGGTGGGTAGTTAAAGATTTCTCTGGCTTCTATCTCTTCTTTATAAAACAGGTCAAATTTATATTCTGCAGCATATTTAACCGCAGGATTTTCAGGATCAAAAGCCTGAACTATTGCTGCTCCCGGCTTGAATCTTCCTGCTCTTCCGGTAGTGTGGACTATCGTCTGAAAGGTTCTTTCTGCCGAGCGGAAATCAGGAAGTAGGTATCCTGTGTCTGCCATTAAAACGGCAACGAGCGTAAGTTTGGGAAAGTTGTGTCCTTTGCTTGCTATTTGTGTTCCTACAATGATGTCATATTTACCGTTTTTTATGTCTGATATCAGTTTTGCACCTTTTGTCGGATTCCTTACGCTGTCCTGGTCCAGCCTTATAGTTCTGAATTCAGGAAATAGAACTTTTACTTCTTCTTCGACCCTTTCCGTTCCGTAGCCTTTGAATTCGAGTTTTGTTCCGCATTCTGGACATCTGTATATGGGGCTGTATTTTTTACCACATATGTGACAGATTAACTTGTTCATGTTTTTGTGATAGACGAGAGGAACGGCGCAGTCTTCACATTCTGCTACGAATCCGCATTTTGGACAGAACCCGGATGAGAAAAATCCTCGCCTGTTTATAAAAAGGAGCACCTGTTCGCCTTTTTTGACGGTGTTTTTTATGGCTGAAATCAGAGATTCTGAAAATATGCCTACTCTTTTTTCTTCTTTTAAGTCAACTACTTTTATGTATGGAAGTGGAATGTTTGATATCCTTTTTTTGAGTTCCAGGGCTTTATACTTTCCGATTGAAGCTCTGTAATAGCTTTCGACAGATGGTGTGGCAGATACTAAAATGACTGGGCATTTTTCTATGTTTCCTCGTTTAACTGCCATTTCTCTTGCGTGGTAGAGCGGTTTCTGTTGTTCTTTGTAAGATGTGTCCTGCTCTTCGTCGACTATTATCAGTCCAAGATCTTTTATCGGGAGCATGAGGGACATTCTGGTGCCCATGAATACTTTACTCTTTCCTTTTACAGCTTTTAGCCACTGTGATACAAGCTCTTTTTTGCTCAATTTGCTGTGAAAAACTACGATATTTTCTCCAAAGTAGTTTTCTACCCTTGCTCTTAGTTCTGGCGTTAACAAAAGTTCTGGAACAAGAATTAAGACGCTTTTTCCTCTTTTGACGGTTTCAAGTGCTGCATGAAGGTAAACTTCCATTTTTCCGGAACCTGTTACTCCGTAAAGAAGAAACGTTTCATCTTTGCTTGTCATTATTTCGTTTAATGCCTTTTTTTGATTGGCTGTCAAAATTATTTTTCTATTGTCTGTAAGTGCCTGTTTTTTAACGTTTACGAGATGCTCTCTCTCTTCTATCCTTATTATGCCTTTGGCTGATAGCCTTTTTATCGTGTCGTAGGATATTCCCATTTCTTTTAATGTTTTTACCGGGAGTTCTTTAGCAGATTTAAGGATTTCAAGAGCTTTTATTTCTTTTTTTCCCTTTACAGGTTTTATCTCATTTAATACTGCAAATTTTTGCGTAGGTAAAAGCGTGTAGGTTATATCTTCTTCTTTTCCTACTATTCCTTTTCTGATTAAATTTTTAACTGTTGAGTAAACAGATTTTCCCTTTATAGCTCTTGAGAGTGATATGAGTTTTACTTTTCCTTTTTTCTTTTTCAGATAATCTACTATTTGTTTTTCTATTTTTCCTTTTACATGATCTTCCCTTTTAAGGTATATGTAGCTTGTTTCTTCGATAACAAATCCGGAAGGTAAAAACAAAAATAGGACTTCTCCCAGAGAGGATGCGTATCTTTTTGCAATTTCTCTGGCAAGTTCTATGTTGTTT is a window from the Desulfurobacterium indicum genome containing:
- the rapZ gene encoding RNase adapter RapZ, which gives rise to MKETKKIIIITGLSGGGKSTAAKYLEDLEFYCIDNIPPDLIPNLFHLINENPEIHRAALVLDIRNPKFRELAGGMLQRLKKEFPEVEVWFFKADEKTLIKRFSETRRPHPLQRYESEKSLQELIEEEIEYLKPVEEEATKILDTSHMTPHELKQLIKDLIAGGKGTFKITFLSFGFKYGIPQEADNVFDVRFLPNPHFVPELRAKTGMDKEVKKFILKFPETLSLIEKLKDLIFFTIPHYYREGKSYLTFAFGCTGGQHRSVAIAEILAEAVAKEFPDFDIFVEHREQKKRKNISKRSHAKK
- a CDS encoding NAD(+)/NADH kinase; the encoded protein is MTTEKKKIKYKHIGIISNPTKKDAAEGVKKIISLLLEKGTVVWTEEETASLLSPEMMKKIKVVDRVCLPDRVEVMIVLGGDGTFLNVARLIDKKPVPILGVNFGTLGFLTELTMDEIEESIDKLLNGKFIVENRPVIRVKLTRRNGHIAIYRCVNEVVIKRDTLARIIEVELRANGKFVSTFRGDGLIVATPTGSTAYSLSAGGPIIFPTLSAMLITPICPHTLTMRPLVIDGSIVLTAQLKTTSETVMVIFDGQEGIELRKGDRLDITKSPYDLLILRDPDKSYYQTLREKLHWG
- a CDS encoding ATP-binding protein, which encodes MACKECSGTGWIIIKTNGKREAVRCRCQFNVLRKEFIKASGIPSRYKNCKFKTFIPQTLYQKRALRLCKEFFKLYPFVDKGLVLYGPPGVGKTHLAVALLINILKYKGLRGRFVDFRNLLIDIKTTFDTKESSQELLHRVMEVPLLILDDVGAERTTDWAKDILSTIINYRYTNSLPTIITTNLTFDSPLDDSFSSRFGERTESRIYEMCKLIRVEGNDYRKEKNQV
- the priA gene encoding replication restart helicase PriA, whose product is MFAEVALNIPLDRTFIYRVPEKASSKPQLGKRVIVPFGKSDFLKTGIIVSLKEKIEDINETYIKEIFDIPDNFSLFTENNIELAREIAKRYASSLGEVLFLFLPSGFVIEETSYIYLKREDHVKGKIEKQIVDYLKKKKGKVKLISLSRAIKGKSVYSTVKNLIRKGIVGKEEDITYTLLPTQKFAVLNEIKPVKGKKEIKALEILKSAKELPVKTLKEMGISYDTIKRLSAKGIIRIEEREHLVNVKKQALTDNRKIILTANQKKALNEIMTSKDETFLLYGVTGSGKMEVYLHAALETVKRGKSVLILVPELLLTPELRARVENYFGENIVVFHSKLSKKELVSQWLKAVKGKSKVFMGTRMSLMLPIKDLGLIIVDEEQDTSYKEQQKPLYHAREMAVKRGNIEKCPVILVSATPSVESYYRASIGKYKALELKKRISNIPLPYIKVVDLKEEKRVGIFSESLISAIKNTVKKGEQVLLFINRRGFFSSGFCPKCGFVAECEDCAVPLVYHKNMNKLICHICGKKYSPIYRCPECGTKLEFKGYGTERVEEEVKVLFPEFRTIRLDQDSVRNPTKGAKLISDIKNGKYDIIVGTQIASKGHNFPKLTLVAVLMADTGYLLPDFRSAERTFQTIVHTTGRAGRFKPGAAIVQAFDPENPAVKYAAEYKFDLFYKEEIEAREIFNYPPFSYPVVLEFQIEKTSKFRKVEDKFNILKEKIKPYFNVPPLNPAPIPKISGRYRFITFMRAANENDLLKGVDILKKEMPILFRGIRYKIDVDPVYLL